The region CTCTCCGACGGTGCCCGGGGCCACGTCGCGGCCGTCGGGTGCGACGACGCGGATCCGCACCCACGGGTACGGCCTGCCGCACGAGCGCAGCAGTTGCGGCAGGTGCTCCTCGCCGTCCAGCTGGGTGATCGAGCCGGTCGTCTCGGTCATTCCGTACACCTGGGCGAACACGCCGCCGAAGCGCTCGATCCCGCGGACCAGGACGTCGTCGCTGATCGGGGAGGCGCCGTAGACGATCACCCGCAGGTGCGAGAAGTCCGCGGTGTCGATGCCCGGTGTGTCGAGCAGGAATTGGATGACGGCGGGCACCACCAGCATGTTGGTGATGCGGTGTGTGGCGACGGCGTCGAGGATCGCCGCCGGGTCGACGTCGCGCAGCACGACGGTGGTGGCGCCCTGCCACAGCGCGGCGAACGCCCATCCCGAACCCGCCATGTGGAACAGCGGCATCACGGCCAGGCAGACCGCGTCGGCGGTGATGCGCCACGGCCCGGCCGCGACGCCACCGGTCTTGGCCGCGTAGTTCGCGTTGGAGAGCATGACGCCCTTGGGGGCGCCGGTAGTTCCCGATGTGTACATCAGGAACACCAGATCGTCGGGCCCGGTGACGACGCCGGGGTCGACGGCCGGGTGCGCGGCCACCCACGCCGCGAACTCAGGCCAGCGCGCATGCGATCCGATCGCGATCACCGACGCGCTCAGCTCGTGCTCGATGGCCTCGATCCGGTCGAAGAAGTCTTCGCCCACCACGACGGCGGAGGCGCCGGAGTCCTGCAGGACGTGCCGGATCTCCGGCGCCGCGAGCCGCCAGTTGACCGGGACGCCGACGGCACCGAGCTTGGCCAGACCGAACACGACCTCGAAGAACTCGACGCCGTTGCGCTCGATGAAGGCGACCCGGTCGCCGGCGCCGACGCCGGCGTGAGCGAAGGCCTGCGCCACCTGGCTGGACCGGGCGTCGAGGTCGCCGAAGGTGATCACGCGTTCACCGGTGATCAGTGCCGGCACGTCGGGGTGCTCACGGCCGTGCGTGCGGATGATGTCGGCAATGGCGCCGATGCCGGGAGAAGTCATGGCGGTCAACGGGTTTCAGTTCCTGGGCTGCATGCGCTGACGCTTCATGATCGAGTCCACCGCGGCGGGAGCGATGCTGTTGATCGCGTGCGCGGTGACGGCGATGCGCGGAGCGATGCTCACGGGCCGGTGGCGCGCCGCGGTGACGATCCAGTTCGCCGCTTCGTCTGCCGAGAGTCCGGGGAGGCCGTCGTAGGCGCGCGTCGGCGCGATCATCGGGGTCTTCACCAGCGGGTAGTACAGCGTCGTCGCGTGCACGCCTTTGTCGGACCATTCCGTCTCGATGATGCGGCTGATCGACGACAGCGCCGCCTTCGACGCGTTGTACACCCCGAACAGCGGTGGCGACTCGGTCTTCACACCCCAGGTGGAGACGTTGATGATGTGGCCTTCTGCGCGCTCGAGCATGCCGGGCGCCAGCCCGCGGATCAATCGGACCGGCCCGTAGTAGTTGAGCGTCATCGTCCGCTCGACGTCGTGCCACCGCTCGAGCGACTCGACCAGCGGCCGCCGGATCGACCGGCCGGCGTTGTTGACCAGGATGTCGATGCCGCCGAACTCGGCGTCGACGGTCGCGACCAGTTCGTCGATCGCGTCGAGGTCGGACAGGTCGCAGGCAAGCGCGCGAGCCTGCCCACCGGCGTCGGCGATCCGCGCGGCGACGGCGTCGAGCAGCTCCTGGCGCCGGGCCACCAGCACAACCCGTGCGCCGCGGCGGGCCAGCTTCT is a window of Mycolicibacterium chubuense NBB4 DNA encoding:
- a CDS encoding long-chain-fatty-acid--CoA ligase, coding for MTSPGIGAIADIIRTHGREHPDVPALITGERVITFGDLDARSSQVAQAFAHAGVGAGDRVAFIERNGVEFFEVVFGLAKLGAVGVPVNWRLAAPEIRHVLQDSGASAVVVGEDFFDRIEAIEHELSASVIAIGSHARWPEFAAWVAAHPAVDPGVVTGPDDLVFLMYTSGTTGAPKGVMLSNANYAAKTGGVAAGPWRITADAVCLAVMPLFHMAGSGWAFAALWQGATTVVLRDVDPAAILDAVATHRITNMLVVPAVIQFLLDTPGIDTADFSHLRVIVYGASPISDDVLVRGIERFGGVFAQVYGMTETTGSITQLDGEEHLPQLLRSCGRPYPWVRIRVVAPDGRDVAPGTVGEVWTKSAQNMLGYWNNPEATAATLTADGWLRTGDAGYVDADGYLYLHDRLKDMIVSGGENVYPIEVENVLMTHPAVSDAAVIGVPDDRWGEAVKAVVVRTRRSSIGEAELIDFARQRLAGFKLPKSVDFVDALPRTPSGKILKRALREPHWAGADRRIG
- a CDS encoding SDR family oxidoreductase, giving the protein MTRRNPLRRLADQVVLTSMRPPLLPTLLQYRPDREVIDLRGKRILLTGASSGIGEAAAEKLARRGARVVLVARRQELLDAVAARIADAGGQARALACDLSDLDAIDELVATVDAEFGGIDILVNNAGRSIRRPLVESLERWHDVERTMTLNYYGPVRLIRGLAPGMLERAEGHIINVSTWGVKTESPPLFGVYNASKAALSSISRIIETEWSDKGVHATTLYYPLVKTPMIAPTRAYDGLPGLSADEAANWIVTAARHRPVSIAPRIAVTAHAINSIAPAAVDSIMKRQRMQPRN